A single region of the Brassica rapa cultivar Chiifu-401-42 chromosome A03, CAAS_Brap_v3.01, whole genome shotgun sequence genome encodes:
- the LOC103857165 gene encoding uncharacterized protein LOC103857165: MMASDPKLKAEIGPDGLAREAPVIAYTEKIIEEEQLQLRKYIEENYSKIRDVEREFGNLTLEMKLTAGPKKAALEHLRKKIEACTEKIHAAKLKEDEARKAYEAASKVVKDEEAIKQSLCDDLNSLVQESSNTQYARLEELKRRLEALNPNRSSTSIQQVHEPETKSVAESSPAAASANQTHRENPVNDNGKEEGGKEQGQRPDGESKARKKPQIQGRGRGIGIMNKGRGGWTGAGFDVDGRN; encoded by the exons ATGATGGCTTCGGATCCAAAACTGAAGGCAGAGATAGGTCCCGACGGATTAGCAAGAGAAGCTCCCGTTATTGCTTACACTGAGAAG ATAATCGAGGAAGAGCAGCTTCAGTTGAGGAA ATACATTGAGGAGAACTATTCAAAGATAAGGGATGTAGAAAGGGAATTTGGAAACCTCACCTTGGAGATGAAACTCACTGCTGGTCCTAAGAAAGCTG CGCTGGAACACTTGAGAAAGAAGATTGAAGCCTGTACTGAAAAGATCCATGCTGCTAAGTTGAAAGAAGATGAAGCTAGAAAG GCATATGAAGCAGCATCAAAAGTTGTcaaggatgaagaagcaataAAACAGAGCCTTTGCGATGATTTAAACAGTCTG GTACAAGAAAGCAGCAATACTCAGTACGCCAGACTTGAGGAACTGAAAAGAAGACTAGAAGCGCTAAATCCAAACAGATCATCTACTTCTATTCAGCAA GTCCATGAACCGGAGACTAAATCTGTAGCCGAGAGCTCACCCGCAGCAGCCAGTGCTAATCAGACTCACCGGGAAAACCCAGTAAATGACAACGGGAAGGAAGAGGGAGGTAAAGAACAAGGACAGAGGCCAGATGGAGAATCAAAAGCGAGAAAGAAACCACAGATTCAAGGAAGGGGAAGAGGAATTGGAATCATGAACAAAGGTAGAGGAGGTTGGACAGGTGCTGGATTCGATGTGGATGGTAGAAACTGA